From the genome of Malus sylvestris chromosome 13, drMalSylv7.2, whole genome shotgun sequence:
ttaggttaaagttgatggatcattgcttcaattaggttaaagttgagggatcaatggtaatgaatttttagttgagggatcgtAGCTGTAggtttttgatgagttgagggaccaatgataatgaatttttagttgagagaccattgctctaattgagttaaagttaatgaaccaatgctacaatttactcatttTATTAAGTTAGGTATATAATTCAAGGAATGAGGATCCGGGGATAttccaatcacatccgttcatcgtacatcatgcggcCAGTTTTAgttaggtactgtttatatttaattttaaataaaaaaatttataataatttctgaccgcacgatatacgatgaacgaatatgatTGAAGGATCCCCGGATCCTCATTCTAATTCAAGCACAGACGTTGAGGATCATGATTGTGATTGTGAACCAAAAAGCGTGGGAAAGTAAGCACCCCATGTCCTATTGAATTTAACAACTGAATGTGcactgaaaaaattaaaaattacttCTAAAGCACCTAAAAGTTAGAAGGCATTGCATACTATACATTGATGCATAGTCACACTAGCCATAAAAACTCCATACCTTAGTGTATAATATACAAAACTAAATTTAATGTATGACATACGTTACTGAATTTAATGATTAAATATGTGCtgaatattcaatttcaatACGCAATAACTCTTTTTAAGTCTGCATCTAACATTTTGTTACCGTTAAAAGATCATCAGTTCTTGACGAAATGGATGTAGCAGTGGCTTGTCGTTGAAATGGATGTAGCAGTGGCTTGTCGTTCCTTCCAACCTTCTCTGCAAGGAAAATGGATGTGTCTTGCTGGCCTATTACAAACAAATTGGTCCGCAGACTGCAGTGCAAAAGCACCTTTCTCCACGCATGCGCAGGAAAAGTGCTTTCCAAATACTTCCTCTTCCTTGACATGTTTATAACTTATAAGGCtacaaatcttttttttttttcttgtattctTGTGGATTCAAAACCTGAGGCTCCCAACACTCCACCTGAGGCTCCCTACACTCCACTTTCAATGCTTCGCAAAAAAGCAGCTTAAACTGGAAGCTAACATGATCGAGTTGTCAAATCTTTTGTCTATATTCCCCTCTAAGGACCGCACCTGaagtgagatatatatatatatatatatatatagagagagagagagagagagagagagagagctctagaCAACGGTGAACTGTTAAACAGTTAcaaattttttacacttctttcATCCTTCCCAATTGCTTTGAATTTCAGTAGAAACAGAAATAGCAGAAACATTAACTGTATCCAGTTTTATGAACAGAAAGCTCCCCATCATCAGAGACAATCAAAATTCAATCAAACCCCACACTGGGATGGATCTGCTTCACACTTGTAATAAGTAATCTGGGTATGAAGCATGCATCTGGTCTTTATAATGATTGCCAATGTGAACAAACGTCCCGCATAGAGAATCTGGACAATTCTTGGCTCAGGCTAGGTCATGGTCTGAGTCATTCATTCATTAATGACGATATTACATTATTTCATTAGACCATTCCTCATTAATAACGACGTGATATCATTTCACCGTAAAAATGTGATAATCTCAACCTATATTTCTCTTTATTATTATCTAAAAATTAAGTCTACaaaaatttattcaatttgaaaaccgtttaattatttatatatgttgACAAATCAAGAATTAATATAACAAGTCACATCCTTATAAGTATACATCAATTTGAATCCCTCAATAATCACGCATAAAGTGTTTTatattaggccatctccaaccgaaggctggccagagggctcgtttgagccctctagccctccaagattccccaatatattaatattttaatgaacagtacagggccatatttgcctccgtctccaaccgagggccagagggccaaagggctcgttttagccctgtcacaaaaaaccgtctccaaccgagggccaaagggtcatagggccaaacataatttattatttaaaaactacaatttaatgttgtataaatggcctaggaagttatacgaaaaaaatagaattgaaaaaaaatatgaaacaaattttgtgaaataaaagttataggaaaaaaaatatgaaaaaaatttgattcatatgaaaaggaaaaaaaaaggggaaaaaaagaagtttacattcattaaaaaaaaaaaaaaagaagtttaaattcattaaaaaaaaaaaaaaaaaaaagagacctaataatacaacggctactagccgttatattaaaaaacatttcaaactattagtgtcggttataaccgacactaatagtagaactattaaaaaaaaagaatatctttaatgctgtcggctataaccgacagcaataggaaatcattaaaaaaaaaaatagccagcccggggctggctggctggccgaaagcagccagccctccagccctctccgatcccgtggggccctcccagattccagagccctctggcctagccctcggttggagacggttttagggctattttcggccctctggccctctggacccttctgttggagatggcctaagtccCTCACAAGAGAAGGTTTTGGTTACGGCGCCCATAGGTGGTGGACTATAAGGATCGTGTAAGGGGGTGAGGTTATCACATAGGATTGTGGTGGGTTTCAAAGCAGGTGGTGGTACACCATATGGAGAGGTTTTGTGTTTAAAGTCCGCACAGACACGTGAACTAGTTACGAACCCCAGAATTTCTCCCCTCATAGAAGCTAGAAAGATTCCAtaagtttcaaaaaaaaaaaaaaaaaaccagaggtTCAACCATGAAGAGGGCCAGCAGCAAGAAAGATTCCCATGTGTTCCTTAATAAACCTCCAAATCCAATATTACAATCAATTTAGTCCTCTTAATATTATTTTCCATTATCTCCAGCTCTATCCTATTTAATGTCGATCTTTCAATTTTAAAGGAAGGAATGTCTtccaaaaataacaaaatctcAGCATGAAACATTCGTACCCCCGTTAAAAACTAGAAAGCATATTTGGATAAAGCATCTAAATCTGCATTAACTTGCTTATAAATACACTGCCCCATTTTTAGCCCTTCCATTTCAAATCCTGGaccaaatattttattttcgatGTACAtgtataacttttttttttaataaaattattattattaagtggAGGGGTGAGAGTTTGAAACTATTAACATGCAGAGAGTTTCAAACTCAGGATACGTGGGTGAAGCCGCACCCTACCTACTCAGATAGGTGATGGAAGAATTTCAAACTCGGGATGCATGGATGTACAAGTATAACAAGTAAACtgcagaaaaggaaaaacaacaaTCGTTTTTAGCAGTTTTATGATTTATTTGAGTCCTAGAACTAAACCCAGATGAACAATAATATGAGGGATTACTTCAGACGCTAGGGTTTCTACTTTCTACCAGTAAATCTCAGTGgttatgttgtttgttgggAAAGCTTTTAGAAACATTCCAATTGTCTTGACATGCCACGAGAAGAGGAGAGCTAAGTGAGAGAAACTTGCATGTCAAGACGTATATACATATACTATAACCTTGTGATGAACACTAAACCCTGTAATCTTGTAAGAAAAGTAAAGTTAAACGATAGAAACTTGCTCTTCACGAATGAACACAACGTTATGAAAAAGAGAGACAGGTACGAAAAATGTATAAACTCCGTGACAAGCGAATTGTATCAGAAAGACATGCATGTGAAGATGTAAATCCAAGGAGGATAAAGTGGTTGAGGGCCATGAATGCGAGAGAGGATAACATCGAACAACATCATACACACCACACAACAAACACTAAAGGGTAATCAAATCAAGTGTTTAATTGGAAAACGTAACTATCTTCATCTCGTTTATTAAGATAGGTATATAATTCAAGCACTCACGTTGAGGATCATGGTTGTGATTGTGAACCAAATAGGATAGCGTGGCAAGTAAGCACCCCACACAAAACTTAGCTACCAACCAAACCATGAATCTTACAAAATTTCCTTAGGTGTCGGTTACTAGTCCAGAAAAGAGATGAATAGGATTTGCAAGGGtgaatttgaattttcattCAACCAGAGTAATTTAGAATATCGTATATGTCTCAGACCAAAAATAGCAGATGGACTCCCTAGTTGACATTCTAAACGAACCATTTTCAGCACGAAGCAGTTTGGCACAACCGATGGTTCTGGTTAACTCGTAACCGGAAATCTATTTCCTTAACACATAGGAATTAGGATCCGAAACCCAATTGAACGACAAAATCGAAACAATAGATTGAATGCATAAACCAGAAACATGCTGCCCATGAATGGAGCTTTAAACAAAACTTAGAAAGTACTAACATCTAACATCTTGTTGTCTTAAATAAACGGAGTTGGAATAATATGCCACCACAAGAACGGTCAACAATCATTTGGTTATGCCATTTTGGGTTTTGCTCTAACCAAAGCTATTGCATCGTTTGCCCCAATGATGGCCTTTTTTATCTCATCTGTACGCCGATCGAGATTGAACTTTCATTCTTACAACTATCGAGCATGAAGAGAAACTAGAAAACAATCTAGGGAGGAATTAGACTACATAAGCGAGTAGACCTGCACAATCACATCCTCAATCCAAAAGCAAATGTAGTTCACGATGACATAATCCGGTGGAAGATTGAAACCGCCGGAGCTACTGTCGGAATTTATCTTAATACATGAATTCTTGATTCCACAACTAAGGTTTAAAACTCATCCAAAAAGGAGAACAAAAGAATAAGGCACAACACAGTATATGTATATACAAAAACATTTAGGCAGTGTGGTTCcctaagaaagaaaaagaataaatacCGGTACAATCGAATATAGACCCGTGTTTCCTCATGTAAGAATCAGTTCTCCTTCTCTACTTTCTTAGGCCGCACTTCAAAGCCCCCACCTGCTCTCTTCTCTAATGAGTAAGGCATGTACGTACCAAGTATTCTATCCCACATAACAAAGAAAGGCTGGGAGAAGTTATACTTGTTTCCATAGAGCTGGTGATGGACATCGTGGTAAGCAGTATTATTTCTGAACAATGCATGGAAGAGGTTCCCAGGAAGCCATAATCCACAATGATCGTCCACCGTTTTGATGGTCgcaaaggagaagaagaatatgGAGGCCCGAGGAGACATACCAGAGAAGAGAAAAGATAAAGCCCCGCCAATTGTATCAAGGAGAAGTCCCTCCACAGGGTGATTGTACAGAGCTCCAAATGCATAGGGCACAACAAGTCGGTGATGTTGGGAATGGATATGTTTGTATAAGAACTTGTTGTGGTGCATGTATCTGTGCATAAAGTATTGCCAGGTATCCAAAACCACCATTGCAATAACAAACTGTCTTCCTAGATCAATGAAAGAAGGCTTTGTAACTGCATCCCCGCCATCATTTCCTGTCACCTgtcaattagattttttttcataaGTTACGTAAATAAAATCAACAAACAAATATGAGCATACCGCAGATGATGCATCAAGTCTGAAGAAGGGGTCAGGAAATGGAAAAGATGATGGCAGGGTGCTATCGATAGTATAAGCACAATCTTTTAGCCAAAAAACAAAACTACCATATCCCTGCATAAATGAGGCAGAATTATAGTAATGACGGTAATTCATGCATCAATTGGGACTTTAAGAAAATGGAACTCTAACTAAGACTTGTGAATAACACTACATGCAAAAATAGATTGCAACAACCACAGCAGAACCAAAAGCAAGTGAAGAAAAGGTAGCACAATGCATAGTAAAGATTCTGTTTTAACTCCCTAAAAAAGGTTATCATGAGGAAAGCAACGACAATCTTGGATAGTGACAAGTATCAAATTTGTTTCGTGTAATTTGTGGGTCAATATTAAACAATAAGGTGGATGAGGGACCTAATGTTCTCCACCTAATGATACTCAATCATCACCATCCTTTAGTGAAAGTTTGCAGTACTTATGACATACATTCAAGTGGAGCACCTAACTATTCAAAAGCTAAAACCTTTACAAAGTAAAATTTTCACAATAGTTCTTCAGAAAAAAAGACATACAAACTGACTGAGGGCGGCCACAGCTAGACTAGTTCTGGCTCAATCGTCCTAAACTGATCAATGAACCCAATTTTCTATAATCATGTTACACTTTCCTCATATGCTAACAACAAAAGGAAAGAAGCTTGCATAACACACAAGTCCATCCCTTGAAAACTCAAACGTCTTCCACGGTGAAGCTTAGATTCCAAGATATGTCATAAAGCATGATCGCTAAAACAATATAATGCGAAGAGGATAAGATCACCAAAACCTAAAGTATTAGGTAAACCAACCAAAAGAAGCAGGACCTGCTGCAACCATCACATTTCCAACTACTTTCCTAACCATGTAATAGAAAAAAACACGAAGAATCCAAGGTATTATGTAACTAGGCTGCCGTTTATCAGCCTGTTTgttacattttattttcttttgacaaACGATTGAGTTAGTGGATTAAATTATTAGTTGTTAGGGGGAGGGGGATCTGGGGGATCAACGCGGTGCATAGGCATTAATGCTTTCTGCCACCAGCTGCCAGCCCGTTTGCTACAATTACCACACCATAAACATAACCCAGAAAGGAAAAAACATGTGCAAAACCAAATTATCAGAATTTAtctccaaaagaaaattaatcaaaatttgagcCTCCCAAACCAAAACTTTCCCAATTCATAAGCTAATCAAAATTATTTCCTTCTGAGCATGGAAAATTAACCAAATTTTGCCTCAACAAAAAGGGAAAGGAAATTGAAGTAGTTACCGTGAACAGGATAATAGCGACAATAGCCTGAATCGTCTGCTGCAGAAGAACCCCTTTGACGACGGTTCTCTTGGAGACCAAATTCTTCTCGTCCTCATCCTTCCTGGTGTGCAATCGGTACTCCTCGAACGAATCCAGCAGCACGTAAATCCCCGAATACGCCCAATATATCAAAACCGGGACGAAAGTTCCCAACAGCTCATCGGAAACCTCGATTCCCATCTTTTGATTTTTCAGGGGGGGAAAAAAGACGATCAAGACGAAGAAGGAAACCCACGAATCGAAATTCGCATCAAAAGTTATCGATTCGATTCGAATTTTACTCCAAACGGCCCTAAATTAGAGAAAGCGAGCCTAACCCTAAACTAAATTAGGAATTCTCTTCCCCCACCATTATTGGCGTACGCTGGAAATGCAATTGAGTTTTTaaaaattggaaattttttaggaaaaacatattaaaataataatttaaaagaaaacGTGGGTCAAGTTTTGATTTTCCTGTGGGTTCCCGTGGGACggacaaaaacagaaaaatgacGGCAAGATTTTTCTCCCGTTTAAAAGCCGACAATTCAACGCGCAAGGGTGGAGAGTCCAAAGTGCCCCTGGGGACGACGTGTCAGCTTGTGCTCCTTGGAAGGCATTTTGGAGATTTTACAAATTATGATACCAAAAGTTCATGTTGATCAAAGGAATAAAAAAGGATACGAATATTACGAAATATGTCGGTAACGTACACTTGTGGTATCATATGACGTTTTGTATTTTGATCCCATGTGAGTGTGAATCTTTGGTATGGACATTATATGATTTAATTTGTAAGGTGGTTTAATAAAAAGTCGTCTGCCAAATTAACCATACAACAAAGAGAGTTTGAGAAAGTATATGAAGGAAGATGCTGAGTTGGTTGGACCCTCTACCTTAAGATTCTCTTTTGCTAGGCACAATGTTggtctttatttttattttattttttatatctcttttttatatcttttttttttaacaaacgatattatctacattaaggaatttgtgggcttagcctcacaatgtgcTAGCATTAATATGgtttaaacttgtttttggtgagaatcgaatctaagacctctcatttatacAACCTCTAAGTTATGAGTATCAGATACGTGTACATCCTTCAAAAGGTTTACGCTAGTTTGAATGGTCCTCTTGCAAAGAACTGCAAAGAGCAAATACATCTTCGTTAGACCCATTTCAACCATGGGCTAAAACCTATAATTCCccttctccccccccccccccaaaaaaaaaaatccactcaAACCCATGATCTAAAATTAACCTAAAATCTAAAACCCAAATGGGGTCAAATACCAGCCCAACTTTAGACCACAAAGCAAAGTGGACCCTAGCAAATGAGACTGAAACTGGGGCTGTGAAGCCCACTGTCCATTCCCTACTCGCCTACGCGCTGCATGCGCCAGGCAATTTTTGTTGCCCAACAAACCCACGTGGGGTTGTTCCCCTGAGTGTCAGACCATTAAGTAGCCCAACGGTTAGTTTTCTTCATCCAACGGCTCGATTTAAATGGGTCattggttaatccaacggtccaagtttaaattaatttttttttagttttatatttatatatttattgaatccaacgacttagatcgaatataatcaaatctaaaggtaaaaaaaagatctaacggtccaaattcaaattcaacggctaaaataattaaaaaaaattatttaacttaaaattcaaccaaaaactctataaatacctatgtatttgttcaaacatccacacaaaactcacttttctcctacaattcttccaatttttctttctaccatttcttctcatttccaaatttttcaagatggcaaaagagcatgttagaggtcATAATTAGACCTTTGACGAAGATATTGCTTTATATTTGGCATGGATTTCTATTAGCGAAGATGGTGTCGTCGGCACGAATCAAAATAGAAAGATTTTGTGGGGTAAAATCGttgataagttccatgaaaactccAACGCCGATCGAAGGGAAGTTGGTGGTGTTTATAATCGGTGGAAGATTATCAACAAAGCGTGCACTTTGTGGAAGGGAAGCTTGCAAAAAGCCATGGTTGACATGCCTAGTGGAAGGGGCACCTCaga
Proteins encoded in this window:
- the LOC126597024 gene encoding sphinganine C4-monooxygenase 1-like, yielding MGIEVSDELLGTFVPVLIYWAYSGIYVLLDSFEEYRLHTRKDEDEKNLVSKRTVVKGVLLQQTIQAIVAIILFTVTGNDGGDAVTKPSFIDLGRQFVIAMVVLDTWQYFMHRYMHHNKFLYKHIHSQHHRLVVPYAFGALYNHPVEGLLLDTIGGALSFLFSGMSPRASIFFFSFATIKTVDDHCGLWLPGNLFHALFRNNTAYHDVHHQLYGNKYNFSQPFFVMWDRILGTYMPYSLEKRAGGGFEVRPKKVEKEN